The proteins below come from a single Chryseobacterium bernardetii genomic window:
- a CDS encoding serine hydrolase domain-containing protein, protein MKTLILLIFIFTFSFYPAQSQNIVTPEKIENPIQKKYSGKIIFLDHTISPENLKEQDILSSATLREDGSLGIHAFFDNSLVNYLHQLGPSLTVDQLLKNGNYQFSFYVDGRMIYKENLNTGAGTAENKKLKTSFRIPLISSSNEDSWGRYLWMRFYLLHDGIDALSSGNHILKIEIRPYLKTTTLQTGEIIAEGEIKMNVPEKNIPERLTAIQPIQPNSGWEVSKEKIDNKIIKNLNKKIAEERFKNITGIAVIKNGKLLLEEYFNHSGRDSLQDTRSVGKSFASALMGIAIKEKYIKSEYQNLKDFYNIQQFKNYSPKKDSVTIKSLLTMSSGFDGNDDDNESPGDEENMYPTENWVKFALDIPMTNNIIGKVWNYFTAGVVITGDILDKSVPKGLENYADKKLFQPLGIINYQWQFTPQHKPSLAGGLRMKMLDFAKFGQLYKNNGLWNGKRVLDKTWIQKSFTNYFAGHPDFEGYGYLFWRKVYKVANQNFEAYQSSGNGGNKIIVFTHIPIVIVITATAYNKPYGHSQADKIVEQYLLPALK, encoded by the coding sequence ATGAAAACTCTGATTCTACTGATCTTTATTTTCACATTTTCTTTTTATCCGGCTCAAAGCCAAAATATTGTCACACCTGAGAAAATTGAAAACCCAATTCAAAAGAAATATTCCGGAAAAATTATATTTCTTGACCACACTATCAGTCCCGAAAATTTAAAAGAGCAGGATATTCTTTCCTCTGCTACACTAAGAGAGGATGGAAGTCTTGGTATTCATGCCTTCTTTGATAATTCTTTAGTGAATTATCTACATCAGCTTGGGCCGTCACTCACCGTTGATCAATTGCTGAAAAACGGCAACTATCAGTTTTCATTTTATGTGGACGGGAGAATGATTTACAAAGAAAACCTGAATACAGGAGCAGGTACTGCAGAAAATAAAAAACTCAAAACATCTTTTAGAATTCCTCTTATCAGCAGCAGCAATGAAGATTCATGGGGAAGGTATTTATGGATGCGGTTTTATTTACTTCATGACGGCATTGATGCTTTGTCAAGCGGAAATCATATTTTGAAAATAGAAATCCGTCCTTACCTGAAAACAACAACATTACAGACAGGAGAAATTATTGCAGAAGGAGAAATAAAAATGAATGTTCCGGAAAAAAATATTCCGGAAAGGCTAACAGCTATTCAGCCTATTCAGCCAAACAGCGGATGGGAAGTTTCCAAGGAAAAAATAGACAACAAGATCATTAAAAATTTAAATAAAAAAATAGCAGAAGAAAGATTCAAAAATATAACAGGTATCGCTGTAATCAAAAACGGAAAGCTTCTGTTAGAAGAATATTTTAATCATTCCGGAAGAGATTCTTTACAGGATACACGGTCTGTGGGTAAATCTTTTGCTTCCGCGTTAATGGGAATTGCGATAAAAGAGAAGTACATAAAAAGCGAGTATCAAAACTTAAAAGATTTTTATAACATACAACAATTTAAAAACTACTCTCCTAAAAAAGATAGTGTCACCATCAAAAGTTTATTAACAATGAGTTCCGGCTTTGACGGAAATGATGACGATAATGAATCTCCAGGTGATGAAGAAAATATGTATCCTACTGAAAATTGGGTAAAATTTGCGCTGGATATACCCATGACAAATAATATAATTGGAAAAGTATGGAATTATTTCACTGCCGGTGTTGTAATAACCGGAGATATTTTAGACAAGAGTGTACCTAAAGGCCTGGAAAATTATGCTGATAAAAAACTATTTCAACCTCTTGGCATCATCAATTATCAATGGCAGTTTACTCCTCAGCATAAGCCATCTCTGGCCGGAGGACTGAGAATGAAGATGTTAGATTTTGCTAAATTTGGACAGTTATATAAAAACAATGGACTCTGGAATGGAAAAAGGGTATTAGATAAAACCTGGATTCAAAAATCTTTTACCAACTATTTTGCCGGTCATCCAGATTTTGAAGGCTATGGATATTTATTCTGGAGAAAAGTATATAAAGTTGCAAATCAAAATTTTGAAGCTTATCAATCCAGTGGTAATGGCGGTAATAAAATTATCGTATTCACTCATATTCCTATAGTAATAGTAATTACTGCAACAGCTTACAATAAGCCTTATGGCCATTCACAAGCTGATAAAATTGTAGAGCAATACCTTTTGCCTGCACTTAAATAA